One genomic region from Arthrobacter sp. FB24 encodes:
- a CDS encoding DUF3188 domain-containing protein: MLNEFWATASTSYKVLVFSAMGLIAVGIVLNLVGNTSGNQGLAVASLPVIGAGLVLHVVGIVVRGQQIRKNLKR, from the coding sequence GTGCTGAACGAATTCTGGGCCACCGCATCCACCTCCTACAAGGTGCTCGTTTTCAGCGCCATGGGCCTGATCGCCGTCGGCATTGTCCTCAACCTGGTGGGCAACACTTCCGGCAACCAGGGCCTCGCCGTCGCGTCACTGCCGGTGATCGGCGCTGGCCTGGTCCTGCACGTTGTGGGGATCGTGGTGCGGGGCCAGCAGATCCGGAAGAACCTCAAGCGCTAG
- a CDS encoding DUF2797 domain-containing protein: protein MTDTRYLVHGVFWDGAPPGSLAGPGSGKHDGGTPVMRLQDPSGGFREVGLDAGRRLGFRVAAEGKFCLGHHKVYGPADRDHVLCPAKAPAVRGSQCERCFVVDDSRLIHDFHRGGGVPPGLRAYLMQQHWLYVATFANGASKVGTASDPRKWNRLAEQGAVVARYVARADDGRVVRILEDMLTRDAGLPQQVRSAAKAAALAAPAPAVELDALNRQLAGDARALLVRGGGEGFGVVDEQWVRPVLADRACAAAVRHAYPQDLGRGAHGFRIAALSGSIAVAALEGTELEFVVNLGQLKARSVDFGDHHSSEVPAVQESLF, encoded by the coding sequence GTGACCGATACCCGCTATCTGGTCCACGGGGTCTTTTGGGATGGTGCGCCGCCCGGTTCCCTGGCTGGTCCCGGGTCAGGAAAGCACGACGGCGGAACTCCGGTCATGCGCCTGCAGGACCCTTCCGGCGGTTTCCGGGAGGTGGGGCTCGACGCCGGCCGCCGGCTGGGTTTCCGGGTCGCCGCCGAAGGCAAGTTCTGCCTTGGACATCACAAGGTGTACGGCCCGGCTGACCGGGACCACGTCCTCTGCCCGGCCAAGGCGCCGGCCGTCAGGGGGAGCCAGTGCGAGCGCTGCTTCGTGGTGGACGATTCCCGGCTCATCCACGACTTCCACCGCGGCGGAGGTGTCCCGCCGGGGCTTCGCGCCTACCTGATGCAGCAGCACTGGCTGTACGTGGCAACGTTCGCCAACGGCGCCAGCAAGGTCGGCACCGCCTCGGACCCACGGAAATGGAACCGGCTGGCCGAGCAGGGAGCCGTGGTGGCACGCTACGTGGCGCGAGCGGACGACGGCCGGGTGGTCCGGATCCTTGAAGACATGCTGACCCGCGACGCCGGGCTCCCGCAACAGGTCCGGTCGGCAGCCAAGGCCGCCGCCCTGGCGGCACCGGCACCCGCCGTCGAACTTGATGCGCTGAACCGGCAGCTGGCCGGTGATGCACGCGCACTGCTGGTCCGCGGCGGCGGGGAGGGGTTCGGGGTGGTGGACGAACAGTGGGTCCGGCCGGTCCTTGCAGACCGGGCGTGCGCGGCCGCGGTCCGGCACGCTTACCCGCAGGACCTGGGCCGTGGAGCACACGGATTCCGGATTGCCGCGCTGAGCGGAAGTATCGCCGTGGCTGCCCTGGAAGGCACCGAACTTGAGTTCGTGGTGAACCTAGGGCAGCTGAAGGCCCGGAGCGTGGATTTCGGAGACCACCATTCTTCGGAAGTTCCGGCCGTGCAGGAATCGTTGTTCTGA